Proteins encoded within one genomic window of Brassica rapa cultivar Chiifu-401-42 chromosome A09, CAAS_Brap_v3.01, whole genome shotgun sequence:
- the LOC103843419 gene encoding GATA transcription factor 11, with protein MNWLPEEEFNDSFFDDLINHINFPLEDTTTNGGEGEDWESKFQHLEPPPMDLFTTFPSEFTSSYGINKEVAHVPVLKQSSSSSPPDVKVSKLFQSSSPVSVLESSDGSFSPQNLISQSLSFPVKGMRSKRKRPTAQRLRFLYPFEASKPESYYSSEQHAKKKRKTSHTEASSYDDGIVRRCTHCETTKTPQWREGPNGPKTLCNACGVRFRSGRLVPEYRPASSPTFIPSLHSNSHRKIIEMRRKEGDEFDNSMIHSKA; from the exons ATGAATTGGTTACCTGAAGAGGAATTCAATGACAGTTTCTTTGATGATCTCATCAACCATATCAATTTTCCACTTGAAGACACCACCACCAATGGTGGTGAGGGAGAAGATTGGGAATCCAAATTTCAACACCTAGAGCCTCCTCCCATGGACTTGTTTACTACTTTCCCCTCTGAGTTCACCTCCTCTTATGGCATTAACAAGGAGGTTGCCCATGTACCTGTGTTG AAACAGTCCAGCTCTTCATCACCTCCTGATGTTAAAGTCTCTAAGCTTTTCCAGTCTTCAAGCCCAGTGTCAGTACTTGAGAGCAGTGATGGTTCTTTCTCTCCACAGAACTTAATATCTCAGAGTTTGTCTTTCCCTGTGAAAGGCATGAGAAGCAAGCGCAAACGCCCCACAGCACAGAGATTAAGATTCCTTTACCCGTTTGAAGCCAGTAAGCCCGAGAGTTACTACTCTTCTGAGCAACATGCCAAGAAGAAACGCAAGACCAGCCACACAGAGGCGAGTAGCTATGATGATGGGATAGTGAGGAGATGCACTCATTGCGAGACTACCAAGACTCCTCAGTGGAGGGAAGGGCCCAATGGGCCAAAGACCCTCTGCAACGCTTGTGGGGTCCGGTTCAGGTCTGGCCGTCTAGTTCCAGAGTACAGACCAGCCTCAAGCCCGACTTTCATCCCATCTCTGCATTCAAACTCACACAGGAAGATCATTGAGATGAGGAggaaggaaggtgatgagtttgACAACAGCATGATTCACTCCAAGGCATAA
- the LOC103843418 gene encoding serine/threonine-protein phosphatase 6 regulatory subunit 3 isoform X1, translated as MFWKLTSLSASSPVSLRDLKKKKNFRTVVETILDKESFTLEELLDEEEIIQECKALNSRLINFLRDKAQVEQLLRYIVEESPDDADSKRAFKFPFISCEIFTCEIDVILKSLVEDDELMDLLFSFLEPNRSHSALLAGYFSKVVICLMVRKTAAVMNYVKGNQNVLRRLVDLIGITSIMEVLVRLVGADDHVYPNFLDMMQWLADSNLLEMIVDKLKPSSPAEVQANAAETLCAISRNAPSALATQLSSSSFVARIFGHALEDSHSKSGLVHSLSVCTSLLDPRKPAASSSSMFSSYRGQHMFESHVPVSQETIDAMLPKLSDLLKLLTVASDSKVLPTTYGELRPPLGKHRLKIVEFIAVLLRTGSEAAEKELISSGTIKRTLDLFFEYPYNNALHHQVESIILSCLESNSDLMVNYIVRECNLIGKFLASDRDSNLSSDSQHTVAATGKKVPRVGYIGHVTRISNKIGLLSNSNGKIKEYLQENSEWSEWQGSVLQERNTVENVNRWGCGRPATVQDRTRDSDEEDRDYDVAALANNLSQAFRYKMYGNDDNEEDHHNALDRDDDDVYFDDESAEVVISSLRLADDQGSLFTNSDWFTFQDNTFGSTPPDTAGSNTIEDAELNRAFNANTSSSDDDEVVVGEEESPMGFFDFNTLDKTEEAFAEQPPEWVGWGETSTEMQVSGTGLNPFIDDDDDTPMHEVKTEPVIQNGSERSLFEKEYVGVEAEGTEKAMKEGIVGEAGAMKRNMEMVEDDQKAEESLGVKEFNDNNYWKVNQEVGVLESKETA; from the exons ATGTTCTGGAAGCTCACCTCCCTCTCTGCCTCATCTCCTGTGAGCTTAAgagacttaaaaaaaaaaaaaaactttcggACAGTT GTGGAGACTATACTAGACAAAGAAAGTTTCACCTTGGAAGAGCTTCTTGACGAGGAAGAGATTATTCAAGAATGCAAGGCTTTGAATAGCCGCCTCATTAATTT TCTAAGGGATAAAGCTCAAGTGGAGCAGTTGTTGCGGTACATTGTGGAAGAGTCTCCAGATGATGCTGATAGTAAACGTGCTTTCAA GTTCCCATTCATCTCCTGCGAAATATTCACATGTGAAATTGATGTTATTCTCAAATCTCTGGTGGAGGATGATGAA CTGATGGACTTGCTATTTTCCTTTTTAGAACCAAATCGTTCTCATAGTGCATTGCTGGCAGGCTATTTCAGCAAG GTCGTCATTTGCCTTATGGTCAGGAAGACTGCAGCGGTTATGAATTATGTAAAA GGGAATCAAAATGTTTTACGCCGGTTGGTTGATTTGATTGGAATAACATCCATCATGGAG GTTCTAGTTCGCTTGGTGGGGGCTGATGATCACGTCTACCCCAACTTTCTAGATATGATGCAATGGTTGGCGGATAGCAATTTACTTGAAATGATTGTGGACAAACTTAAACCATCT AGTCCTGCGGAGGTTCAAGCAAATGCAGCAGAAACACTATGTGCAATTTCTCGGAATGCACCGTCAGCTTTAGCTACACAGCTCTCTAGCTCTAG CTTCGTTGCTAGGATATTTGGTCATGCTCTTGAAGACTCACACTCAAAATCTGGTCTAGTTCATTCGCTTTCGGTATGCACCTCTCTGTTGGATCCGAGGAAACCTGCTGCGTCATCATCGTCCATGTTCAGTTCTTATAGAGGTCAACACATGTTCGAGTCTCATGTCCCAGTGTCCCAGGAGACTATTGATGCCATGCTGCCTAAACTCA GCGACTTGCTTAAGCTTCTCACTGTAGCATCTGACAGCAAAGTGTTGCCTACAACATATGGTGAACTGAGACCTCCTCTTGGAAAGCATCGTCTAAAG ATTGTGGAGTTTATTGCAGTTTTGTTGAGAACTGGAAGTGAAGCTGCAGAGAAGGAGTTAATTAGTTCAGGAACAATTAAAAGAACACTTGATCTGTTTTTTGA GTATCCATACAACAACGCTCTGCATCATCAAGTGGAGAGTATAATACTTTCATGTTTGGAAAGCAATAGCGATTTGATGGTTAACTATATCGTTAGAGAATGCAATCTCATTGGAAAGTTCCTCGCTTCAGACAGGGACTCAAATCTCTCAAGTGATAGCCAG CACACTGTAGCCGCCACTGGGAAAAAAGTCCCTCGAGTCGGATATATTGGACATGTCACAAgaatatcaaataaaattggACTGTTGAGTAACAGCAACGGCAAGATAAAGGAATACCTTCAG GAAAACAGCGAGTGGAGTGAGTGGCAAGGTAGTGTTCTACAGGAGCGCAACACTGTTGAGAATGTCAACAGATGGGGATGCGG GCGTCCAGCTACAGTACAAGATAGGACAAGAGATAGCGATGAGGAAGACAGGGATTACGATGTTGCAGCTCTGGCCAATAATTTAAGCCAAGCTTTTAGATACAAAATGTATGGAAACGATGACAACGAAGAGGACCACCACAATGCTCTCGACAGAGATGATGAT GATGTTTACTTCGATGATGAATCTGCTGAAGTAGTAATCTCTTCCTTGAGGCTCGCTGATGACCAAGGAAG CTTGTTTACAAATTCGGATTGGTTCACATTCCAAGACAACACATTCGGCAGCACGCCCCCTGACACAGCAGGTTCCAATACGATAGAGGACGCTGAACTGAACAGAGCCTTCAATGCCAACACTAGCAGCAGTGACGACGACGAGGTTGTggttggagaagaagagagtcCAATGGGGTTCTTCGACTTCAACACGTTGGATAAAACCGAAGAAGCTTTTGCAGAACAGCCACCTGAATGGGTTGGGTGGGGAGAAACATCAACCGAGATGCAAGTGAGTGGCACTGGTCTGAACCCAttcattgatgatgatgatgacacaCCGATGCATGAGGTAAAAACCGAACCAGTAATTCAAAACGGGTCAGAAAGATCGCTGTTCGAGAAGGAGTATGTGGGAGTGGAAGCAGAAGGGACAGAGAAAGCGATGAAGGAAGGGATAGTAGGGGAAGCTGGAGCAATGAAGAGGAACATGGAGATGGTTGAGGACGACCAAAAGGCTGAGGAAAGTTTGGGAGTGAAGGAGTTCAACGATAACAACTACTGGAAAGTGAATCAAGAAGTTGGAGTTCTAGAGTCGAAAGAAACAGCCTGA
- the LOC103843418 gene encoding serine/threonine-protein phosphatase 6 regulatory subunit 3 isoform X3 has translation MVETILDKESFTLEELLDEEEIIQECKALNSRLINFLRDKAQVEQLLRYIVEESPDDADSKRAFKFPFISCEIFTCEIDVILKSLVEDDELMDLLFSFLEPNRSHSALLAGYFSKVVICLMVRKTAAVMNYVKGNQNVLRRLVDLIGITSIMEVLVRLVGADDHVYPNFLDMMQWLADSNLLEMIVDKLKPSSPAEVQANAAETLCAISRNAPSALATQLSSSSFVARIFGHALEDSHSKSGLVHSLSVCTSLLDPRKPAASSSSMFSSYRGQHMFESHVPVSQETIDAMLPKLSDLLKLLTVASDSKVLPTTYGELRPPLGKHRLKIVEFIAVLLRTGSEAAEKELISSGTIKRTLDLFFEYPYNNALHHQVESIILSCLESNSDLMVNYIVRECNLIGKFLASDRDSNLSSDSQHTVAATGKKVPRVGYIGHVTRISNKIGLLSNSNGKIKEYLQENSEWSEWQGSVLQERNTVENVNRWGCGRPATVQDRTRDSDEEDRDYDVAALANNLSQAFRYKMYGNDDNEEDHHNALDRDDDDVYFDDESAEVVISSLRLADDQGSLFTNSDWFTFQDNTFGSTPPDTAGSNTIEDAELNRAFNANTSSSDDDEVVVGEEESPMGFFDFNTLDKTEEAFAEQPPEWVGWGETSTEMQVSGTGLNPFIDDDDDTPMHEVKTEPVIQNGSERSLFEKEYVGVEAEGTEKAMKEGIVGEAGAMKRNMEMVEDDQKAEESLGVKEFNDNNYWKVNQEVGVLESKETA, from the exons ATG GTGGAGACTATACTAGACAAAGAAAGTTTCACCTTGGAAGAGCTTCTTGACGAGGAAGAGATTATTCAAGAATGCAAGGCTTTGAATAGCCGCCTCATTAATTT TCTAAGGGATAAAGCTCAAGTGGAGCAGTTGTTGCGGTACATTGTGGAAGAGTCTCCAGATGATGCTGATAGTAAACGTGCTTTCAA GTTCCCATTCATCTCCTGCGAAATATTCACATGTGAAATTGATGTTATTCTCAAATCTCTGGTGGAGGATGATGAA CTGATGGACTTGCTATTTTCCTTTTTAGAACCAAATCGTTCTCATAGTGCATTGCTGGCAGGCTATTTCAGCAAG GTCGTCATTTGCCTTATGGTCAGGAAGACTGCAGCGGTTATGAATTATGTAAAA GGGAATCAAAATGTTTTACGCCGGTTGGTTGATTTGATTGGAATAACATCCATCATGGAG GTTCTAGTTCGCTTGGTGGGGGCTGATGATCACGTCTACCCCAACTTTCTAGATATGATGCAATGGTTGGCGGATAGCAATTTACTTGAAATGATTGTGGACAAACTTAAACCATCT AGTCCTGCGGAGGTTCAAGCAAATGCAGCAGAAACACTATGTGCAATTTCTCGGAATGCACCGTCAGCTTTAGCTACACAGCTCTCTAGCTCTAG CTTCGTTGCTAGGATATTTGGTCATGCTCTTGAAGACTCACACTCAAAATCTGGTCTAGTTCATTCGCTTTCGGTATGCACCTCTCTGTTGGATCCGAGGAAACCTGCTGCGTCATCATCGTCCATGTTCAGTTCTTATAGAGGTCAACACATGTTCGAGTCTCATGTCCCAGTGTCCCAGGAGACTATTGATGCCATGCTGCCTAAACTCA GCGACTTGCTTAAGCTTCTCACTGTAGCATCTGACAGCAAAGTGTTGCCTACAACATATGGTGAACTGAGACCTCCTCTTGGAAAGCATCGTCTAAAG ATTGTGGAGTTTATTGCAGTTTTGTTGAGAACTGGAAGTGAAGCTGCAGAGAAGGAGTTAATTAGTTCAGGAACAATTAAAAGAACACTTGATCTGTTTTTTGA GTATCCATACAACAACGCTCTGCATCATCAAGTGGAGAGTATAATACTTTCATGTTTGGAAAGCAATAGCGATTTGATGGTTAACTATATCGTTAGAGAATGCAATCTCATTGGAAAGTTCCTCGCTTCAGACAGGGACTCAAATCTCTCAAGTGATAGCCAG CACACTGTAGCCGCCACTGGGAAAAAAGTCCCTCGAGTCGGATATATTGGACATGTCACAAgaatatcaaataaaattggACTGTTGAGTAACAGCAACGGCAAGATAAAGGAATACCTTCAG GAAAACAGCGAGTGGAGTGAGTGGCAAGGTAGTGTTCTACAGGAGCGCAACACTGTTGAGAATGTCAACAGATGGGGATGCGG GCGTCCAGCTACAGTACAAGATAGGACAAGAGATAGCGATGAGGAAGACAGGGATTACGATGTTGCAGCTCTGGCCAATAATTTAAGCCAAGCTTTTAGATACAAAATGTATGGAAACGATGACAACGAAGAGGACCACCACAATGCTCTCGACAGAGATGATGAT GATGTTTACTTCGATGATGAATCTGCTGAAGTAGTAATCTCTTCCTTGAGGCTCGCTGATGACCAAGGAAG CTTGTTTACAAATTCGGATTGGTTCACATTCCAAGACAACACATTCGGCAGCACGCCCCCTGACACAGCAGGTTCCAATACGATAGAGGACGCTGAACTGAACAGAGCCTTCAATGCCAACACTAGCAGCAGTGACGACGACGAGGTTGTggttggagaagaagagagtcCAATGGGGTTCTTCGACTTCAACACGTTGGATAAAACCGAAGAAGCTTTTGCAGAACAGCCACCTGAATGGGTTGGGTGGGGAGAAACATCAACCGAGATGCAAGTGAGTGGCACTGGTCTGAACCCAttcattgatgatgatgatgacacaCCGATGCATGAGGTAAAAACCGAACCAGTAATTCAAAACGGGTCAGAAAGATCGCTGTTCGAGAAGGAGTATGTGGGAGTGGAAGCAGAAGGGACAGAGAAAGCGATGAAGGAAGGGATAGTAGGGGAAGCTGGAGCAATGAAGAGGAACATGGAGATGGTTGAGGACGACCAAAAGGCTGAGGAAAGTTTGGGAGTGAAGGAGTTCAACGATAACAACTACTGGAAAGTGAATCAAGAAGTTGGAGTTCTAGAGTCGAAAGAAACAGCCTGA
- the LOC103843418 gene encoding serine/threonine-protein phosphatase 6 regulatory subunit 3 isoform X2 — translation MFWKLTSLSASSPVETILDKESFTLEELLDEEEIIQECKALNSRLINFLRDKAQVEQLLRYIVEESPDDADSKRAFKFPFISCEIFTCEIDVILKSLVEDDELMDLLFSFLEPNRSHSALLAGYFSKVVICLMVRKTAAVMNYVKGNQNVLRRLVDLIGITSIMEVLVRLVGADDHVYPNFLDMMQWLADSNLLEMIVDKLKPSSPAEVQANAAETLCAISRNAPSALATQLSSSSFVARIFGHALEDSHSKSGLVHSLSVCTSLLDPRKPAASSSSMFSSYRGQHMFESHVPVSQETIDAMLPKLSDLLKLLTVASDSKVLPTTYGELRPPLGKHRLKIVEFIAVLLRTGSEAAEKELISSGTIKRTLDLFFEYPYNNALHHQVESIILSCLESNSDLMVNYIVRECNLIGKFLASDRDSNLSSDSQHTVAATGKKVPRVGYIGHVTRISNKIGLLSNSNGKIKEYLQENSEWSEWQGSVLQERNTVENVNRWGCGRPATVQDRTRDSDEEDRDYDVAALANNLSQAFRYKMYGNDDNEEDHHNALDRDDDDVYFDDESAEVVISSLRLADDQGSLFTNSDWFTFQDNTFGSTPPDTAGSNTIEDAELNRAFNANTSSSDDDEVVVGEEESPMGFFDFNTLDKTEEAFAEQPPEWVGWGETSTEMQVSGTGLNPFIDDDDDTPMHEVKTEPVIQNGSERSLFEKEYVGVEAEGTEKAMKEGIVGEAGAMKRNMEMVEDDQKAEESLGVKEFNDNNYWKVNQEVGVLESKETA, via the exons ATGTTCTGGAAGCTCACCTCCCTCTCTGCCTCATCTCCT GTGGAGACTATACTAGACAAAGAAAGTTTCACCTTGGAAGAGCTTCTTGACGAGGAAGAGATTATTCAAGAATGCAAGGCTTTGAATAGCCGCCTCATTAATTT TCTAAGGGATAAAGCTCAAGTGGAGCAGTTGTTGCGGTACATTGTGGAAGAGTCTCCAGATGATGCTGATAGTAAACGTGCTTTCAA GTTCCCATTCATCTCCTGCGAAATATTCACATGTGAAATTGATGTTATTCTCAAATCTCTGGTGGAGGATGATGAA CTGATGGACTTGCTATTTTCCTTTTTAGAACCAAATCGTTCTCATAGTGCATTGCTGGCAGGCTATTTCAGCAAG GTCGTCATTTGCCTTATGGTCAGGAAGACTGCAGCGGTTATGAATTATGTAAAA GGGAATCAAAATGTTTTACGCCGGTTGGTTGATTTGATTGGAATAACATCCATCATGGAG GTTCTAGTTCGCTTGGTGGGGGCTGATGATCACGTCTACCCCAACTTTCTAGATATGATGCAATGGTTGGCGGATAGCAATTTACTTGAAATGATTGTGGACAAACTTAAACCATCT AGTCCTGCGGAGGTTCAAGCAAATGCAGCAGAAACACTATGTGCAATTTCTCGGAATGCACCGTCAGCTTTAGCTACACAGCTCTCTAGCTCTAG CTTCGTTGCTAGGATATTTGGTCATGCTCTTGAAGACTCACACTCAAAATCTGGTCTAGTTCATTCGCTTTCGGTATGCACCTCTCTGTTGGATCCGAGGAAACCTGCTGCGTCATCATCGTCCATGTTCAGTTCTTATAGAGGTCAACACATGTTCGAGTCTCATGTCCCAGTGTCCCAGGAGACTATTGATGCCATGCTGCCTAAACTCA GCGACTTGCTTAAGCTTCTCACTGTAGCATCTGACAGCAAAGTGTTGCCTACAACATATGGTGAACTGAGACCTCCTCTTGGAAAGCATCGTCTAAAG ATTGTGGAGTTTATTGCAGTTTTGTTGAGAACTGGAAGTGAAGCTGCAGAGAAGGAGTTAATTAGTTCAGGAACAATTAAAAGAACACTTGATCTGTTTTTTGA GTATCCATACAACAACGCTCTGCATCATCAAGTGGAGAGTATAATACTTTCATGTTTGGAAAGCAATAGCGATTTGATGGTTAACTATATCGTTAGAGAATGCAATCTCATTGGAAAGTTCCTCGCTTCAGACAGGGACTCAAATCTCTCAAGTGATAGCCAG CACACTGTAGCCGCCACTGGGAAAAAAGTCCCTCGAGTCGGATATATTGGACATGTCACAAgaatatcaaataaaattggACTGTTGAGTAACAGCAACGGCAAGATAAAGGAATACCTTCAG GAAAACAGCGAGTGGAGTGAGTGGCAAGGTAGTGTTCTACAGGAGCGCAACACTGTTGAGAATGTCAACAGATGGGGATGCGG GCGTCCAGCTACAGTACAAGATAGGACAAGAGATAGCGATGAGGAAGACAGGGATTACGATGTTGCAGCTCTGGCCAATAATTTAAGCCAAGCTTTTAGATACAAAATGTATGGAAACGATGACAACGAAGAGGACCACCACAATGCTCTCGACAGAGATGATGAT GATGTTTACTTCGATGATGAATCTGCTGAAGTAGTAATCTCTTCCTTGAGGCTCGCTGATGACCAAGGAAG CTTGTTTACAAATTCGGATTGGTTCACATTCCAAGACAACACATTCGGCAGCACGCCCCCTGACACAGCAGGTTCCAATACGATAGAGGACGCTGAACTGAACAGAGCCTTCAATGCCAACACTAGCAGCAGTGACGACGACGAGGTTGTggttggagaagaagagagtcCAATGGGGTTCTTCGACTTCAACACGTTGGATAAAACCGAAGAAGCTTTTGCAGAACAGCCACCTGAATGGGTTGGGTGGGGAGAAACATCAACCGAGATGCAAGTGAGTGGCACTGGTCTGAACCCAttcattgatgatgatgatgacacaCCGATGCATGAGGTAAAAACCGAACCAGTAATTCAAAACGGGTCAGAAAGATCGCTGTTCGAGAAGGAGTATGTGGGAGTGGAAGCAGAAGGGACAGAGAAAGCGATGAAGGAAGGGATAGTAGGGGAAGCTGGAGCAATGAAGAGGAACATGGAGATGGTTGAGGACGACCAAAAGGCTGAGGAAAGTTTGGGAGTGAAGGAGTTCAACGATAACAACTACTGGAAAGTGAATCAAGAAGTTGGAGTTCTAGAGTCGAAAGAAACAGCCTGA
- the LOC103843420 gene encoding uncharacterized protein LOC103843420 encodes MAIVEEPILSRLDRIDFMVRKLEEMKGSSSPSTPSSGRTHTSSLDLSSPRRSTGKKHQCRSMEQVMEETKRKGTFLERLNNVEEQVLKLCSHYEEEFKEDKEKKTKKKKKGLRKLVDKVVGPSSPTTNHSNSWRR; translated from the coding sequence ATGGCTATAGTGGAAGAACCCATCCTTTCGAGATTGGACCGTATTGACTTCATGGTGAGGAAGCTAGAGGAGATGAAAGGAAGCTCGAGTCCATCGACTCCATCGAGTGGCCGGACTCATACATCTTCACTGGATCTGTCTTCACCGAGGAGGAGCACAGGGAAAAAACATCAGTGCCGTTCGATGGAGCAAGTGATGGAGGAGACTAAACGTAAAGGAACGTTTCTAGAGAGACTAAACAACGTGGAGGAGCAAGTTCTCAAGCTCTGTTCACACTACGAGGAAGAGTTTAAGGAGGAtaaggagaagaagacaaagaagaagaagaaagggttGAGGAAGCTGGTTGATAAAGTTGTTGGACCTTCTTCTCCCACTACTAATCACTCCAATAGCTGGCGCCGCTAG
- the LOC103843421 gene encoding chromatin accessibility complex protein 1 has product MVSSKKPNQEKKPKSDGVNKAGGGNTRSSGSKPKKKNTNVQAIVKKEPEVHEISESSSSDSVEETRRDEPMKSNGGGVEDAKMIRFPMNRIRRIMRSDNSAPQIMQDAVFLVNKATELFIERFSGEAYESSVQDKKKFIHYKHLSSVVSNSERYEFLADCVPEKVKAEVALEEWEKSMTDAG; this is encoded by the exons ATGGTGTCGTCGAAGAAACCGAACCAGGAGAAGAAGCCGAAGAGCGATGGCGTCAACAAAGCTGGTGGTGGTAACACACGCAGCTCCGGTTCCAaaccgaagaagaagaataccAACGTACAGGCCATTGTGAAGAAGGAGCCGGAGGTTCACGAGATCTCGGAATCTTCGAGCAGCGACTCCGTAGAAGAAACGAGACGTGATGAGCCGATGAAAAGTAATGGGGGAGGAGTGGAAGACGCTAAGATGATTAGGTTTCCGATGAATCGGATCCGGAGGATAATGAGAAGCGATAACTCTGCTCCTCAGATCATGCAGGACGCGGTCTTTCTTGTCAACAAAGCCACG GAATTGTTCATTGAGCGGTTTTCTGGAGAAGCTTATGAAAGTTCTGTACAGGACAAAAAGAAATTCATTCACTACAAACATCTCT CATCTGTAGTGAGTAACAGTGAGAGATACGAGTTCCTTGCGG ATTGTGTTCCTGAGAAAGTAAAAGCAGAGGTCGCGTTGGAAGAATGGGAAAAAAGCATGACAGATGCAGGCTGA
- the LOC103843422 gene encoding elongation factor 1-alpha 1, protein MGKEKFHINIVVIGHVDSGKSTTTGHLIYKLGGIDKRVIERFEKEAAEMNKRSFKYAWVLDKLKAERERGITIDIALWKFETTKYYCTVIDAPGHRDFIKNMITGTSQADCAVLIIDSTTGGFEAGISKDGQTREHALLAFTLGVKQMICCCNKMDATTPKYSKARYDEIIKEVSSYLKKVGYNPDKIPFVPISGFEGDNMIERSTNLDWYKGPTLLEALDQINEPKRPSDKPLRLPLQDVYKIGGIGTVPVGRVETGMLKPGMVVTFAPSGLTTEVKSVEMHHESLVEALPGDNVGFNVKNVAVKDLKRGYVASNSKEDPAKGAANFTSQVIIMNHPGQIGNGYAPVLDCHTSHIAVKFSEILTKIDRRSGKEIEKEPKFLKNGDAGMVKMTPTKPMVVETFSEYPPLGRFAVRDMRQTVAVGVIKSVDKKDPTGAKVTKAAVKKGAK, encoded by the exons ATGGGTAAAGAGAAGTTTCACATTAACATTGTGGTCATCGGCCACGTCGACTCTGGAAAGTCAACCACCACTGGTCACTTGATCTACAAGCTTGGTGGTATTGACAAGCGTGTGATTGAGAGGTTCGAGAAGGAGGCTGCTGAGATGAACAAGAGGTCCTTCAAGTACGCGTGGGTGTTGGACAAACTTAAGGCCGAGCGTGAGCGTGGTATCACCATTGACATTGCGCTCTGGAAGTTCGAGACCACCAAGTACTACTGCACTGTCATTGATGCTCCTGGACATCGTGATTTCATCAAGAACATGATTACTGGTACCTCCCAGGCTGATTGTGCTGTCCTCATCATTGACTCCACCACTGGTGGTTTTGAAGCTGGTATCTCCAAGGATGGTCAGACCCGTGAGCATGCTCTTCTTGCTTTCACCCTTGGTGTCAAGCAGATGATTTGCTGCTGTAACAAG ATGGATGCTACTACTCCTAAGTACTCCAAGGCCAGGTACGATGAGATCATCAAGGAGGTGTCTTCCTACTTGAAGAAGGTTGGATACAACCCTGACAAAATCCCATTCGTCCCCATCTCTGGATTTGAGGGTGACAACATGATTGAGAGGTCCACCAACCTTGACTGGTACAAGGGACCAACTCTCCTTGAGGCACTTGACCAGATCAACGAGCCAAAGAGGCCCTCAGACAAGCCCCTTCGTCTCCCACTTCAGGATGTGTACAAGATTGGTGGTATTGGAACGGTGCCCGTGGGTCGTGTTGAGACTGGTATGCTCAAGCCTGGTATGGTTGTGACCTTCGCTCCTTCAGGGTTGACCACTGAGGTGAAGTCTGTTGAAATGCACCACGAGTCTCTTGTGGAGGCACTTCCAGGTGACAACGTCGGATTCAACGTCAAGAATGTTGCTGTGAAGGATCTCAAGCGTGGGTACGTTGCATCCAACTCCAAGGAGGACCCTGCTAAGGGTGCTGCTAACTTCACTTCCCAGGTCATCATCATGAACCACCCTGGTCAGATTGGTAACGGTTACGCTCCAGTTCTTGACTGCCACACCTCCCACATTGCCGTCAAGTTCTCTGAGATCCTCACGAAGATTGACAGGCGTTCTGGAAAAGAGATCGAGAAGGAGCCCAAGTTCTTGAAGAATGGTGACGCTGGTATGGTGAAGATGACTCCAACCAAGCCCATGGTTGTTGAGACCTTCTCTGAGTACCCACCCCTTGGACGTTTCGCTGTTAGGGACATGAGGCAGACTGTTGCAGTCGGTGTCATCAAGAGCGTTGACAAGAAGGACCCAACGGGAGCCAAGGTGACCAAGGCTGCCGTCAAGAAGGGTGCCAAGTGA